Proteins encoded by one window of Lathyrus oleraceus cultivar Zhongwan6 chromosome 1, CAAS_Psat_ZW6_1.0, whole genome shotgun sequence:
- the LOC127075567 gene encoding peroxidase 15: protein MNSLATTSLFTLLLLFGVLPFSSNAQLDPSFYKNTCPNVSSIVREVIRNVSKTDTRMLASLVRLHFHDCFVQGCDASVLLNTTDTIVTEQDAFPNINSLRGLDVVNKIKTAVESVCPNTVSCADILALAAELSSTLSQGPDWKVPLGRRDGLTANQSLANQNLPAPFNSLDQLKAAFAKQGLNTTDLVALSGAHTFGRAHCSLFVSRLYNFSNTGNPDPTVNTTYLQELRNICPNGGSGTNLANFDPTTADKFDKNYYSNLQVKKGLLQSDQELFSTSGADTISIVNKFSADQNAFFESFKAAMIKMGNIGVLTGKQGEIRKQCNFVNSKSAELGLISVASTDSSEEGMVSSM, encoded by the exons atgaACTCTCTTGCAACAACCTCTTTGTTCACTCTTCTACTTCTCTTTGGAGTCTTACCTTTCTCCTCAAATGCACAACTCGATCCATCCTTTTACAAAAACACTTGCCCAAATGTTAGTTCCATTGTTCGTGAAGTCATAAGAAATGTTTCCAAGACAGATACTCGCATGCTCGCTAGTCTCGTCAGGCTTCACTTCCATGACTGCTTTGTTCAA GGTTGTGACGCTTCAGTTCTGTTGAACACAACTGATACCATTGTGACAGAACAAGATGCTTTTCCAAATATCAACTCTTTAAGAGGCTTAGATGTTGTCAACAAAATCAAAACAGCTGTAGAAAGTGTTTGTCCCAACACTGTTTCTTGCGCTGATATTCTTGCCCTTGCAGCTGAATTATCATCTACACTG TCTCAAGGTCCTGATTGGAAAGTTCCATTAGGAAGAAGAGATGGTTTAACAGCGAATCAATCACTTGCTAATCAAAATCTTCCAGCTCCTTTCAACTCATTAGATCAACTTAAAGCTGCATTTGCCAAACAAGGCCTTAATACTACTGATCTAGTTGCTCTCTCCGGTGCTCATACATTTGGAAGAGCTCATTGCTCTTTATTTGTTAGTAGATTATACAACTTTAGCAATACTGGAAATCCTGATCCAACTGTTAACACAACTTACTTACAAGAATTGCGCAATATATGTCCCAATGGTGGATCGGGGACGAACCTCGCTAATTTCGATCCGACGACTGCGGATAAGTTTGATAAGAACTATTACTCTAATCTTCAAGTTAAAAAGGGTTTGCTTCAAAGTGATCAGGAGTTGTTCTCAACAAGTGGTGCAGATACTATTAGCATTGTCAACAAGTTCAGTGCTGATCAAAATGCTTTCTTTGAGAGCTTTAAGGCTGCAATGATTAAGATGGGTAATATTGGTGTGTTGACTGGGAAACAAGGAGAGATTAGAAAACAATGCAACTTTGTTAATTCAAAATCTGCAGAACTTGGTCTAATCAGTGTGGCTTCTACAGATTCATCAGAGGAGGGTATGGTTAGCTCGATGTAA